One window from the genome of Ictidomys tridecemlineatus isolate mIctTri1 chromosome 12, mIctTri1.hap1, whole genome shotgun sequence encodes:
- the LOC144369557 gene encoding uncharacterized protein LOC144369557 has translation MNSCVETVILHGPLHLGENDENTEEPFRVQSLEPYRQDQIRNELLPVICGRNLHFSSNMGLISWDSIPTQQVLDLLFPSASPSFLGTWINFYTEASHQPPGSLSLQQLLPYMGLLLVGLYLEHQTYHLLATTEDGISSQAAPESQADRATSSVSVTAPQPTPEPEPSSREGAEPESRTSGVSTRYSPRPQYNRRVRGRCLIHVYLENEMTTQYRSILVSLRAGESPGSPQWGRPSPQQTPWTRPVFLN, from the exons ggtgaaaatgatgagaacacggaggagcccttcagggtacagagccttgaaccttacaggcaggaccagattaggaatgagctcctgcctgtcatttgtgggaggaacctacatttcagcagcaacatggggttaatctcctgggattccatccccacccagcaggtgctggatctcttgttcccaag tgcctcaccttccttcctggggacctggattAACTTCTacaccgaggcttcccatcagcctccaggctctctgagtctgcagcagctgctgccatatATGGGGCTCTTGCTGGTTGGTTTGTACCTGGAGCATCAAACATACCACCTCCTGGCCACAActgaagatggcatatcaagccaggcagcgcctgagagccaggcggaccggg ctacaagctcagtttctgtcacggctcctcagccaaccccagagccagagccttcttccagggaaggggcagagccagagtccaggacatcaggggtctccactcggtactccccacggccccagtacaacaggcgggtgagaggcaggtgcctcattcacgtctacctggaaaatgaaatgacaacacagtataggagcatcctggtgagtcttcgagcaggggagtctcctgggagcccacagtggggaagaccgagtccacagcaaacaccttggactaggcctgtcttcttgaactag